The following coding sequences are from one Gossypium hirsutum isolate 1008001.06 chromosome A12, Gossypium_hirsutum_v2.1, whole genome shotgun sequence window:
- the LOC107934702 gene encoding ethylene-responsive transcription factor ERF054, with the protein MAAANNTGKSKTGVGDEAIKMPRDQVLEIGKDKNVDFGLERHEWRPIFYEASMSKRPIKKIRSPEREASFQFSATLPHQSSSCSVSSDASFQPSRLVLPYAFDASQQPMYLSRQYGNNPTLLPLPQNQQHMVSFTPQQQHDGVYQPMFSGESSLPPQQLVQYWSNVLNLSPRGSLMMMSRLGQNRRQLLRSPVQPINATKLYRGVRQRHWGKWVAEIRLPRNRTRLWLGTFDTAEEAALAYDREAFKLRGENARLNFPELFLNKDKVTSTAPSSPVSSPQTPHPSSKPNQTQNLPQQEPEENQDLQPVEMETVRPPEEDNPDTGSGMTTEGFGAGEGVCGCEEIEWGAMAEAWFNAIPAGWGPGSPVWDDLDTTNNLLFPSNLPFTHQNQNQLDSDLSKQHNSASSPSCPMKHFFWKDED; encoded by the coding sequence ATGGCAGCAGCAAATAATACTGGCAAATCCAAGACAGGTGTTGGTGATGAGGCAATCAAGATGCCAAGAGACCAAGTTTTGGAGATTGGCAAAGACAAGAATGTTGATTTTGGATTGGAGAGGCATGAATGGAGGCCAATTTTTTATGAAGCTTCCATGTCTAAAAGGCCTATCAAGAAGATACGTAGCCCTGAACGTGAAGCCTCTTTTCAGTTCTCAGCTACTTTACCTCATCAATCGTCTTCTTGCTCTGTTTCATCCGATGCTTCATTCCAACCATCTAGACTGGTTTTGCCTTATGCTTTTGATGCATCTCAGCAGCCAATGTACTTATCTCGACAATACGGAAATAATCCAACTCTCCTGCCATTACCTCAAAATCAGCAACACATGGTTTCCTTTACGCCTCAGCAGCAACATGATGGTGTTTACCAGCCAATGTTTTCAGGAGAATCATCCCTACCACCTCAGCAACTTGTTCAGTACTGGAGTAATGTATTGAATTTGAGTCCGAGAGGGAGCTTAATGATGATGAGCAGGCTGGGGCAGAATCGTAGACAATTGCTTAGGTCGCCTGTGCAACCGATAAATGCTACTAAGCTTTACCGGGGAGTAAGGCAGAGGCATTGGGGCAAATGGGTAGCTGAAATTCGTCTTCCTCGAAATAGGACTCGTCTTTGGCTTGGCACATTTGATACGGCTGAAGAAGCTGCCTTAGCCTATGATCGCGAAGCATTCAAGCTTAGAGGAGAGAATGCAAGGCTCAATTTCCCGGAGCTTTTCCTCAATAAGGATAAAGTTACGTCCACAGCCCCAAGTTCACCGGTTTCGTCTCCACAGACTCCCCATCCAAGTTCAAAGCCAAACCAGACTCAGAACCTCCCACAACAAGAACCTGAAGAAAACCAAGATTTGCAGCCTGTAGAAATGGAAACGGTGCGGCCACCTGAAGAAGATAATCCTGACACAGGTTCAGGGATGACAACAGAGGGTTTTGGAGCAGGAGAAGGCGTTTGTGGTTGTGAGGAAATTGAGTGGGGAGCCATGGCAGAGGCTTGGTTCAATGCAATTCCAGCAGGTTGGGGACCTGGTAGTCCTGTTTGGGATGATTTAGATACCACAAACAATCTACTTTTTCCTTCAAATCTTCCTTTCACCCATCAAAATCAAAACCAGCTGGATTCTGATCTCTCAAAACAACACAATTCTGCTTCTTCACCTTCTTGTCCAATGAAACATTTCTTTTGGAAAGATGAAGATTAA